A genomic region of Brienomyrus brachyistius isolate T26 chromosome 6, BBRACH_0.4, whole genome shotgun sequence contains the following coding sequences:
- the LOC125744476 gene encoding membrane cofactor protein-like isoform X2, with amino-acid sequence MFGFKRLCCFVVVCVTFEVNANAQCSKPNTYPNVILAPQYSQENNFPTGAMVAYECVTGYIRMSGMKNSTCQDGKWSSLTLKCQKKSCGSPLDIINGRYNISEGTDFGAMIYAICNEGYILANQIEYRTCKEDGWDNHDPVCEAVNCGEPPTVLNGMPSRISDIRYQESVEYSCTKSYTLIGSSLITCSANGSFTPAPPNCSVVWCHEPSIANSRRLQGSPPYGYESFVVYECMKGYKMTGEGQLICDVNGWTPGIPTCSKVQPTTWKTPATSTTPTPRSTVHGSRGKGANITPHALSVAIGLLFPAILELFL; translated from the exons ATGTTTGGCTTTAAGAGGCTCTGCTGTTTTGTGGTTGTGTGCGTCACTTTTGAAGTCAATGCAAATG CACAGTGTTCAAAACCAAACACCTACCCCAATGTTATCCTGGCACCTCAATACAGTCAAGAGAACAATTTTCCCACTGGTGCCATGGTTGCATATGAGTGTGTTACTGGCTATATACGGATGTCCGGAATGAAAAATTCTACCTGCCAAGACGGCAAATGGAGCAGTCTTACACTGAAATGTCAAA AAAAGTCGTGTGGCTCCCCTCTGGATATAATTAATGGGAGGTATAACATATCCGAAGGAACAGACTTTGGGGCGATGATTTACGCGATCTGTAACGAAGG ATACATACTTGCAAACCAGATTGAATATAGGACTTGTAAAGAGGATGGTTGGGATAACCACGATCCAGTTTGTGAAG CTGTCAACTGTGGGGAGCCACCTACAGTTTTGAATGGCATGCCCAGTAGGATCTCTGACATTAGGTACCAGGAATCTGTGGAATATTCCTGCACTAAAAGCTACACGCTTATTGGATCATCATTGATTACGTGCTCTGCTAATGGCAGTTTTACGCCTGCACCTCCCAATTGTTCAG TTGTCTGGTGCCATGAACCTTCTATCGCTAACAGCAGGCGCTTGCAAGGTTCACCACCCTACGGATATGAATCATTTGTCGTCTATGAGTGTATGAAAGGCTACAAAATGACCGGCGAGGGTCAGTTAATCTGTGACGTGAATGGCTGGACTCCTGGAATTCCAACCTGCAGTAAAG ttcaACCAACTACATGGAAAACACCTGCAACTTCTACAACCCCAACCCCCCGGTCCACAGTTCATG GGTCCAGGGGAAAGGGTGCCAACATTACCCCTCATG CTCTGAGTGTTGCTATTGGACTACTCTTCCCTGCTATTCTGGAGCTGTTCCTCTGA
- the LOC125744476 gene encoding membrane cofactor protein-like isoform X1, translated as MFGFKRLCCFVVVCVTFEVNANAQCSKPNTYPNVILAPQYSQENNFPTGAMVAYECVTGYIRMSGMKNSTCQDGKWSSLTLKCQKKSCGSPLDIINGRYNISEGTDFGAMIYAICNEGYILANQIEYRTCKEDGWDNHDPVCEAVNCGEPPTVLNGMPSRISDIRYQESVEYSCTKSYTLIGSSLITCSANGSFTPAPPNCSVVWCHEPSIANSRRLQGSPPYGYESFVVYECMKGYKMTGEGQLICDVNGWTPGIPTCSKVQPTTWKTPATSTTPTPRSTVHVSQPPTTRKVTTSKIAVTTRGTTHGSRGKGANITPHALSVAIGLLFPAILELFL; from the exons ATGTTTGGCTTTAAGAGGCTCTGCTGTTTTGTGGTTGTGTGCGTCACTTTTGAAGTCAATGCAAATG CACAGTGTTCAAAACCAAACACCTACCCCAATGTTATCCTGGCACCTCAATACAGTCAAGAGAACAATTTTCCCACTGGTGCCATGGTTGCATATGAGTGTGTTACTGGCTATATACGGATGTCCGGAATGAAAAATTCTACCTGCCAAGACGGCAAATGGAGCAGTCTTACACTGAAATGTCAAA AAAAGTCGTGTGGCTCCCCTCTGGATATAATTAATGGGAGGTATAACATATCCGAAGGAACAGACTTTGGGGCGATGATTTACGCGATCTGTAACGAAGG ATACATACTTGCAAACCAGATTGAATATAGGACTTGTAAAGAGGATGGTTGGGATAACCACGATCCAGTTTGTGAAG CTGTCAACTGTGGGGAGCCACCTACAGTTTTGAATGGCATGCCCAGTAGGATCTCTGACATTAGGTACCAGGAATCTGTGGAATATTCCTGCACTAAAAGCTACACGCTTATTGGATCATCATTGATTACGTGCTCTGCTAATGGCAGTTTTACGCCTGCACCTCCCAATTGTTCAG TTGTCTGGTGCCATGAACCTTCTATCGCTAACAGCAGGCGCTTGCAAGGTTCACCACCCTACGGATATGAATCATTTGTCGTCTATGAGTGTATGAAAGGCTACAAAATGACCGGCGAGGGTCAGTTAATCTGTGACGTGAATGGCTGGACTCCTGGAATTCCAACCTGCAGTAAAG ttcaACCAACTACATGGAAAACACCTGCAACTTCTACAACCCCAACCCCCCGGTCCACAGTTCATG tctCTCAACCACCAACCACAAGAAAAGTTACAACCTCAAAAATAGCAGTGACCACTCGGGGCACAACGCATG GGTCCAGGGGAAAGGGTGCCAACATTACCCCTCATG CTCTGAGTGTTGCTATTGGACTACTCTTCCCTGCTATTCTGGAGCTGTTCCTCTGA
- the LOC125744476 gene encoding membrane cofactor protein-like isoform X3, translating into MVAYECVTGYIRMSGMKNSTCQDGKWSSLTLKCQKKSCGSPLDIINGRYNISEGTDFGAMIYAICNEGYILANQIEYRTCKEDGWDNHDPVCEAVNCGEPPTVLNGMPSRISDIRYQESVEYSCTKSYTLIGSSLITCSANGSFTPAPPNCSVVWCHEPSIANSRRLQGSPPYGYESFVVYECMKGYKMTGEGQLICDVNGWTPGIPTCSKVQPTTWKTPATSTTPTPRSTVHVSQPPTTRKVTTSKIAVTTRGTTHGSRGKGANITPHALSVAIGLLFPAILELFL; encoded by the exons ATGGTTGCATATGAGTGTGTTACTGGCTATATACGGATGTCCGGAATGAAAAATTCTACCTGCCAAGACGGCAAATGGAGCAGTCTTACACTGAAATGTCAAA AAAAGTCGTGTGGCTCCCCTCTGGATATAATTAATGGGAGGTATAACATATCCGAAGGAACAGACTTTGGGGCGATGATTTACGCGATCTGTAACGAAGG ATACATACTTGCAAACCAGATTGAATATAGGACTTGTAAAGAGGATGGTTGGGATAACCACGATCCAGTTTGTGAAG CTGTCAACTGTGGGGAGCCACCTACAGTTTTGAATGGCATGCCCAGTAGGATCTCTGACATTAGGTACCAGGAATCTGTGGAATATTCCTGCACTAAAAGCTACACGCTTATTGGATCATCATTGATTACGTGCTCTGCTAATGGCAGTTTTACGCCTGCACCTCCCAATTGTTCAG TTGTCTGGTGCCATGAACCTTCTATCGCTAACAGCAGGCGCTTGCAAGGTTCACCACCCTACGGATATGAATCATTTGTCGTCTATGAGTGTATGAAAGGCTACAAAATGACCGGCGAGGGTCAGTTAATCTGTGACGTGAATGGCTGGACTCCTGGAATTCCAACCTGCAGTAAAG ttcaACCAACTACATGGAAAACACCTGCAACTTCTACAACCCCAACCCCCCGGTCCACAGTTCATG tctCTCAACCACCAACCACAAGAAAAGTTACAACCTCAAAAATAGCAGTGACCACTCGGGGCACAACGCATG GGTCCAGGGGAAAGGGTGCCAACATTACCCCTCATG CTCTGAGTGTTGCTATTGGACTACTCTTCCCTGCTATTCTGGAGCTGTTCCTCTGA